One genomic region from Anabaena sp. PCC 7108 encodes:
- a CDS encoding addiction module protein: MDISVTVNEIKALSIPDRIRIVQEILESIAVEQAYLDLTTAQKRELDRRITDYETNPENVMT; the protein is encoded by the coding sequence ATGGATATCAGTGTAACTGTAAATGAAATAAAAGCCCTGAGTATTCCAGATAGAATCCGTATTGTACAAGAAATTTTGGAAAGTATAGCAGTAGAACAGGCTTATCTCGATTTAACAACAGCGCAAAAACGAGAACTTGATCGACGCATTACTGATTACGAAACAAATCCAGAGAATGTGATGACATAG